GTCCGAGAAGTGCCTCGTCCTCTGTCTCGTACGCCGCGActtcgcggccgcgcacgtaCCGATGCACGGTCGGTCCTGCGGCCGCGAGGAGGCTATCCGGCGACGTCGAGATCGCCATGCTGCTAATTGCATGCTGGAGCATCGGCCCCACGAACAAGAGCGTCATGCGGTCTGCATTCCACATCGCCCaagcgtcgccgacgcacgtCACGACGTTCACGTCTGGCGTCTTGGCGTCCTTGCCGCCAAAACGCACCTGCATCACAAACGGCACGCCGTTCGAGACGTAGCCCAACGCGCGGAACGGCGTGtagagcggcgtgcgcttcgcgagcgcttccggcgccgcggccggcgccgcttcgcccttggcgcgcttctCTCGTTGTACGGCCATCACGGAAGGCGGAGCACGAGCAAAAAATGCTGACTCAGCCATTTTTCCTGCCGCCTTTTTTTTGGACGACGATGCAGGCGCACAAGCCGGATGCCGAGGAGGCGaagctcgagcgtgagctgcatgccgatgccgcgcagcagtcGACGCAGGAGACGGAGCGTCTTCCGTTCTCGTCGGTGGAGCTGACGCAGCcgacgcagcgtgcgctcgataCGATGGGATTCAAGACGATGACCGAGGTGCAGAGCCGCTGTATCCCCCCGCTGCTTGCCGGCAAGGATGTGCTGGGTGCTGCGCAGACGGGTAGTGGAAAGACGCTCGCGTTCTTGATCCCTGCGATCGAGATGCTGCACCGCCTCAAGTTCAAGCCGCGCAACGGCACGGGCGCGGTGATTatcgcgccgacgcgcgagctggcgctgcaAATCTTTGGTGTGGCAAAAGAGCTCATGGCGCACCACAGCCAGACGCTCGGTATCATTATGGGCGGTGCCAACCGCCGTGCAGAGGCCGACAAGCTGCAGAAGGGTGTCAACTTGATTGTTGCGACGCCCGgtcgcctgctcgaccatCTGCAAAACACAAAAGGCTTCGTCTTTAGCAACCTGAAAGCGCTCATCATTGACGAGGCTGACCGTATCCTTGAGATTGGTTTTGAGGACGAGATGCGCCAGATTGTGCGTATTCTCCCGAACGACAACCGCCAGTCGATGCTCTTTTCGGCGACGCAAACGACCAAGGTACAGGACCTCGCGCGTATTTCGCTGCGCCCCGGCCCTCTCTATATCAACGTgcaccagcagctcgccgcctcgaccgtgtcgaagctcgagcagggcTACGTCGTGTGCGACAGCGACAAGCGCTTCCTGCTCCTCTTTACCTTCCTGAAGCGCAACGCGGGCAAGAAGATTATCGTGTTTATGAACTCGTGCAACAGCGTCAAGTACtacggcgagctgctcaacTATATCGACGTGCCGGTCCTCGACCTGCACGGCAAGCAGAAGCAGCAAAAGCGCAGCACGACCTTTTTCGAGTTCTGTAATGCGAAGGGCGGCAC
This sequence is a window from Malassezia japonica chromosome 5, complete sequence. Protein-coding genes within it:
- the HAS1 gene encoding RNA helicase (EggNog:ENOG503NUXT; COG:A; BUSCO:EOG09261F73) yields the protein MQAHKPDAEEAKLERELHADAAQQSTQETERLPFSSVELTQPTQRALDTMGFKTMTEVQSRCIPPLLAGKDVLGAAQTGSGKTLAFLIPAIEMLHRLKFKPRNGTGAVIIAPTRELALQIFGVAKELMAHHSQTLGIIMGGANRRAEADKLQKGVNLIVATPGRLLDHLQNTKGFVFSNLKALIIDEADRILEIGFEDEMRQIVRILPNDNRQSMLFSATQTTKVQDLARISLRPGPLYINVHQQLAASTVSKLEQGYVVCDSDKRFLLLFTFLKRNAGKKIIVFMNSCNSVKYYGELLNYIDVPVLDLHGKQKQQKRSTTFFEFCNAKGGTLLCTDVAARGLDIPAVDWIIQFDPPDDPRDYIHRVGRTARGGKGGRSLLFLLPSELGFLRFLKVAKVPLNEYSFPPNKIANVQSQLEKLIAKNYYLHQSAKEGYRSYIQAYGSYSLKRIYDINALDLAKVAKAFGFATPPKVNVTLGTGLKSAGQKRGSEEDQPQKRPRMGRA